A genomic segment from Octopus sinensis linkage group LG4, ASM634580v1, whole genome shotgun sequence encodes:
- the LOC115210352 gene encoding cytochrome c oxidase assembly factor 6 homolog, translating to MSDVTADSSNSRAPTQSERQKCWTARDMFWTCLDGNEASPLNCQAVRKTFEDSCSKTWVKYFDRRREYLKFKAKLEQEQSDPVDNVKL from the exons ATGTCAGACGTAACT gcAGACTCTTCAAATTCCAGAGCACCCACACAATCTGAACGACAAAAATGTTGGACTGCTAGGGATATGTTCTGGACCTGCTTGGATGGAAATGAAGCCTCCCCATTAAACTGTCAGGCCGTGCGTAAAACCTTTGAGGATAGCTGTTCTAAAACTTgg gtaaaatattttgatcGAAGAAGAGAATATCTGAAATTTAAAGCCAAACTTGAACAAGAACAATCAGATCCTGTTGACAATGTTAAGTTatga
- the LOC115210942 gene encoding sialin yields MVENLHSHSQPNNQSAEDIDAINPCPELDHDETSLLYPNTRTVPQTKCSKCFPPVRYNLMILGWMASLLAYCLRFDLSIALVLMVNQTSAHNTPEWNKSHTSYCSGRLNDTISTNTTLMSGSINWTPNQQGIITSAFFVGYFLSQVPWGIISQRIGGKLTVGWGLLACAILTFTFPSASKYSFPLATVIRGLMGLAQGSVFPGLILLQGKWVPVCERSKFNTVIGSGGLVGLILSTYITSLLNSNSWFGGWETPFYVFGGATFLWFIFWHFFMFNEPNEHPRISAEEVDYIQRSLMNTKIHNNDIPWKKVLTYIPLWSVNIMLFCSSWLFYSIASFLPTYMKNILGLDIHQNGIFSSLPYVAALFMSIISGVLADVLLNKGVDITVVRKLFAACGLLLETLGMLVVVYLGCRRSFVEIMLIVAYGFGSFSDGGTSVTIIDIAPKYAGFIYGIANSVANLSGVMGPYVTGAIVKDESSLYEWKKAFWVSCGMNILGVTTFLCFGSAKKASWAEDANDVVINSEPSDVQKKKDYGTIVT; encoded by the exons GTTTCCCACCCGTGCGATACAACTTAATGATATTAGGCTGGATGGCTAGTTTACTAGCTTATTGTCTGCGATTTGATCTTAGCATTGCCCTGGTGTTGATGGTAAACCAAACAAGTGCACATAATACCCCTGAATGGAATAAATCACACACCAGTTATTGTTCTGGGCGTTTAAATGACACAATTTCAACAAATACAACATTG ATGTCTGGCAGTATTAACTGGACCCCCAACCAACAAGGAATTATAACATCAGCATTTTTTGTTGGCTATTTCCTCTCACAAGTTCCTTGGGGCATCATCTCACAAAGAATTGGAGGCAAATTAACAGTCGGTTGGGGTCTTCTGGCTTGTGCCATCTTGACGTTTACATTTCCATCAGCATCAAAATACAGCTTCCCATTAGCTACTGTAATTCGGGGATTAATGGGTCTTGCGCAA GGAAGTGTATTTCCAGGGCTGATTTTATTACAAGGGAAATGGGTTCCTGTTTGTGAAAGATCCAAGTTCAACACTGTGATTGGTTCAG GAGGGTTAGTGGGTCTAATCCTGTCTACGTACATCACGTCATTACTTAACAGTAACAGTTGGTTTGGTGGATGGGAGACACCATTCTATGTTTTTG GAGGTGCTActtttttatggtttatattttGGCATTTTTTTATGTTCAATGAGCCAAATGAACATCCACGAATCTCAGCTGAAGAAGTAGATTACATCCAACGTTCTTTGATGAATACTAAGATACAT AATAATGATATTCCATGGAAAAAAGTCCTAACTTACATCCCACTTTGGTCAGtaaacatcatgttgttttgtaGCAGCTGGCTGTTCTATTCTATAGCCTCGTTCTTACcaacatatatgaaaaatatcCTTGGTTTGGATATCCATCAG AATGGTATATTCTCATCCTTACCATACGTAGCAGCATTATTCATGTCCATCATCAGTGGCGTTCTAGCAGATGTGTTACTCAACAAGGGAGTGGATATCACAGTTGTACGCAAGCTTTTTGCTGCTTGTG GTCTTCTTCTTGAGACATTGGGTATGCTGGTAGTTGTATATTTGGGTTGCAGGAGAAGTTTTGTTGAAATTATGTTAATTGTCGCCTATGGATTTGGTTCGTTCTCTGATGGCGGAACATCTGTAACAATTATTGACATTGCACCAAAATATGCCG GTTTCATATACGGAATTGCAAACTCTGTTGCTAATTTATCAGGTGTGATGGGGCCTTATGTTACTGGAGCAATAGTCAAAGATGAG agTTCTTTATACGAATGGAAAAAGGCATTTTGGGTTAGTTGTGGAATGAATATATTAGGTGTAACAACATTCCTCTGTTTTGGCTCTGCCAAAAAGGCATCATGGGCTGAAGATGCAAATGATGTTGTGATAAATAGTGAACCAAGTGAtgtacagaaaaagaaagattatgGAACAATTGTAACAtga